GCAGATCTTCACGCCATTGACCATCAGACGGACTGAGTAGAGCGACGTCGTTCCGCAGATATAGAGGACATTGCGCTTCGGCCCGCCCCAGGCGCAGTTGGCCACCACTTCCGGCACCTTTACCTTGCCGATCAGCGTGCCGTCCGGATCGTAGCAATGGATTCCATCGGCGGCGCTGGTCCAGATGCGCCCGTCGGTATCGAGGCGGAATCCATCGAACAGGCCGGAGGTGCAATCAGCAAACACGTCGCCGCCCGAGACCTTGTTTTTGCTGTTGACCTTGAACACCCGCATATGCGCGGGATTCTGCGGCCCATGGGTACGGCCGGTATCGACGACATAGAGGAGACTTTCGTCCGGCGAAAAAGCGATACCGTTCGGCCGCACCATATCGGTGATCACCGCGTCGACCTCACCGCTCTTCGGATCGATGCGATAGACATGGCACGCGCCGATCTCGCTCTCGGCCTTGTTGCCCTCATAGTCGGTGTCGATGCCATAGGAGGGATCGGTGAACCAGATCGAGCCGTCCGATTTCACCACCACGTCGTTCGGCGAATTGAGACGCTTGCCCTTCCACTTGTCGGCAAGAGTGGTGATCGATCCGTCAGGCTCGGTACGGCTCACGCGCCGTCCGCCATGCTCGCAAGTGACGAGGCGGCCCTCGCGGTCGGTGGTGTTGCCGTTGCTGTTGCCGGCCGGCTGCCGGAAGACGCTGACCGAGCCATCGGTCTCGTCGTAGCGCAGCATGCGGTCATTCGGTATGTCGGACCAGACAAGATAGCGCCCGGCCGGAAAGTAGACCGGCCCCTCGGCCCAGCGGCAGCCGGTGAACAATTTGTCGACCTGTGCACTGCCGTTGAACAGCCGCCCGAAGCGGGCATCGAGAATCTCGTAATAGTCGGAAGTAGCCATCGCTCCACCCATCTCCCTTTTGTATGATATATCGAGCCTGACATCGCGGCGGATTGCAAGCCCTCTGATGCAGGCCGCGCCTCACCGTGAAATGGCGTCGCCCGCCGCCGCTTTTTTTCCGACAAGCGAGGGCCTATCGCGCCTGAGCAAAGGATGTGCAGGCTTCCCGTCGACCACATCGGCGACAAGCGGCCCGAGCGCCGGCCCGAATTTGAAGGCATGGCCCGAGCAGCCGCAGGCGAGCACCACCGGCCCGACGCGGTCGACGATGAAGTCCCCATCGGGCGTCATGGTCCAGGGGTGTCGCTGCACCAGTTGCACCTGACGCGGGAAGTCGGGCATGCGTCGGTCGAGCCAGGCGAAAAGGCGTGCCTGTTCTTCGTAATCCGGCTGCCACTGGTCGACATCCGGAACCCAGCCCTCCTGGCCCGTGCTGAAAGCGAGCTTGTAGCCGATGCCGGGGACGGGATGGCCATAGACGCCACCGAGCCCTTCGCCCTCACCGCCCCATTCGCCGATGCCCGGCCGATCGACGAGTTCCTGGGCCGCGATGAAGGTGACCTGCGCGATGGACGGCGCCAGCGGCATATGGATGTCGAGCGTCGCGAGCAAGGCACCGGTCCACGGCCCGGCGGCCACGACCACTGTTCCAGCCTCGAGCCGGCGCTTCTCTGTCACCACCTGCGTGAGGTTTCCGGGCTCGATCGCGATGACGCGCTCGGGTTCGAACAGCTTCACACCGTCGCCAAGAACCTTGGCCTTGAGGGCCGCCATGCCGGTGTCGGACAGCACCGTGCCGGCCTGCGCGTGGAAAAGGCCGATATCTCCGGGCGCGGTCAGAAGATGCGGCAGCTTGCGGCGTAGACCCGCGGCATCGAGCTCATCAATCACGCCGCCTGCTTCGCGCACCGCTGACGCAATGGCGGCGAGCTTGGTGTCGAGACCGAAATCGACCTGTCCGGTGAGATGCAGGATCTGACGGCCGCCCGCTTTTTCGAGAGCGCGCCAGCGGTGGATCGCGTCCAAAGCGAGCTCCACATAGAAAGGATGGTCATAGGCGATGCGGATGCCGCGCGAGCGCCCGGTCGATGACGTCGCCGGGTGGCCGCTGCCGAAACGGTCGATCACCGCCACGCGCCGCCGGCGCGCCGCGAGTTCGGCTGCTGTCGCGAGGCCGAATATGCCGGCGCCGATGACGATTACATCGAACGAGTTGGACATGGAGCGAGTCGGTCCTGGATTTGTAGGAAGTGGTTTATCCGATCACGCCGGATAGCGGTAGAGCGCGGCGACCGGCGATGTCGCCACCGGCAGATCCGCCTGCCTGAGGCCCAGAACGCGGCCACCGGCGCGCAGCGTCAATCCGGCGATCTCATCGATGATGTCATAGGTGTCGGCACTCGCCCCCTTGGCCACGTCGATGGCCCCCGTGGTCTCATCGATCGTGCCGTCGACGACGCTGTCGATCTCGACGAGCAAGGTGTCGACGGCGCCATTCGCCGCGGCGCGCGCCACTTGCGCGAGATCGGCTCCGGCGCGGCCCTGGTCTTCGCGCAGGCGATATTGCTCATTGAGCGCCTGGATGCGTCCGGCATGAAGGCGCTGCAGGATCGGTCGCGCGAACTCGGCGAGTTCGCCCGCCGACATCCGGTCGGGATTGCCTTTGATCGTCTCTGGGGCGAGATGCTCGTAGCTGTTCACCGAGCGATAGATCGTATCGAAATCATCGACCGACGCCAGGATCAGGGGAATATCGCGACCGGCCAGCAGCGGCCGCAAAGCGGCATCGATCTTGCGGCTGTAATTGCGGCGATGAAACGTCTCGCCCGCACCTCCCTGGAAGCGCCCGCCGGGCGATGTGTCGCGGCTCTTGGCGCGGGCACCTGACGCATCCATGTTTTTCGGCATGTCCTGGACGGCGACGGCCTCCGCCGGCAGATCGCCATGCATCTCGATGAGCCTGGCGCTGTTCTCGGACAGAGCGAGAATGAAAGCGACATCGGGGAAGGCCGCGGCGCGTATCAGCGGCTTGACATGAAAGCGGTCGGCCACCTCGACGAGCGCCGCCAGACGCGTCGGAAGGCGAAAGCTCGTCAGGTTCTCGGGCGTGACATAGAGGACGAGGCTTGTCGCCTGATGCGCCCAGAAATCCTCATCCTCCGAGAGATGCTCGATCTGTTCTTCGATGGCGGAGATCTTGCGCTTGTCGAATCCGGCATCTTTCAGCTGGCGGGTCGCTTCCTTGGCGAGATTCTTCAGCTCGATGATGCTGGCGCCGATCTCCTGCGTGAGCCGGGTCGTCGGCAGTACGATGGTGACCGAGCCCTCGCCGCGCGCGGCAGCCAGGCGTGTCAAGTCTTCGGCCGTCGGCAGATCGACATGGAGCATGATCCGGATCCTCGCTCGCTGATGGCGCCGATAAGGCTAACACTCAATCCTGGATGAAGCCACCGAAGAACTGACAGGTCCGCGCCGCTTCCCGGTGACCCCTTGCGAGGCATTGGGTGATGGGTAAGTCGTTGAGATGCGCTGAAAGGAAGCCCGCGATGAAACTGTCGCCGGCGCCGGTCGTATCGCTGACTGCGACCGGCAGCGCCTCGCCACTGACGATGTCGTCACCGGCAAGCGCAAGCGACCCTTGCGCTCCACGCAGGATCACTGCGAGGCGAGCACCTTTCCGGCAAATCTGACGCGCGAGACGCATGCCCTCTGCCGCGCTGCCGTCACAGGAAGCAAAGGCGATCGACAAAGCGTCCGGCGAGATGTTCTCAGGCGCGGCATTGACGGAGAGATCCTGCGAGACGCTGATCCCCTCGTCAGCGAGTGCGCGTTTCGTCGAGCCGCCGTCGTCGAGCCAGCCGATATGCACATGGCGCATCGTCTTCAGCCGCGCGAGGTCAATCGCATCAGGGCGGTAGCCGCGACAGACGCCGAAATCCTCCGCCATGAAATGCCGCTCGCCATCCGGCCCCGTTGCGATGGTGGTGAGCGATGTCCGTCCCGAAGAGACGGTCTTGAGCGCAGCGATGTCGACGCCGATCTTCGCTAGTACCGCCCTGACGCGCCGGCCCTCCGCATCGTCGCCGACGGCGCCGAAATAGGCTGCGTCATGTCCGAGACGGCGGAGATTAACCGCGACATTGACGGCATTGCCACCAACCAGCTGGCGATCGACCGGCGGCAGATAGCGGTCGATGCAATTGTCACCGACCGTGGCGATCCGGACGGTCACCGTCGTGGGTCCTAATAGGCGACACGTTTGTAGTAGCGCCGGGTCGTCAACGGATGGTTGCGCAGATGCTCGAGATGAGCGGAAAGACGCTCGAGCTCGGTGGCGAGAATGGCGGGCGACAGAAGCGACCGCAGCACCGCCGGAATGCCGGGAAGCTCGGCATCGCGCGGATCGAGGATGGTGAGCTTGTCGGTATATTGCCGCGCGAACTTCTCCACTCTTTCACCGAGCGGCCGGAACTCGTCCTCGCTGTGAAAGAGGATGACGCTCACGCCTTTTTCCACCACTTCGAGCGTGCCATGGAAGAAATCCGAGGCATGCACCGGCCGGGTTCGGATCCATTGCATCTCTTCCAGGATGCACATGCCGTAATAAAAGGCCTCGGGCCAGACCGACCCGGCGCCGGTGATGATGTGATAGGGTTCATCCTTGAGTTGCGCGGCGAGCGTCGCGGCACGCGCCTCGAAACCGGACTTCGCCTTGAGGAGTGCGGCGGGCAATTGCGCGAGCGCCGGCGCAACTTCCGTATAAAGGCTCGATTCGCCGCGATGCTGGAGCAGCGACAGCGCGATCAGCAGGCTTTGCACATAGAAGGATTCCGACGATGTGTCGTCCTGCGCGTAATTGACGAAAGCATGATCAGCCGCCTTGCCGAGGGCTGAGTCCGCATGGCCGACCAGAGTGATGATGCGGGCGCCCCTGGCGCGGCAGAAGTCGAGCGCCGCGATGCTCTCCCGCGTCGTGCCGGAGAGCGAGGGAATGATCACCAGCGAGTCCGGTCCGAGCGCGTGATGGTCGGTGAGGACGAGCTCGGCCGACCTGTCGGTGAAGACCTGGAGGCCTGAGCGCCGGGCGAGCAGCGCCGCCGCCGGATACATCAATATTGCGGCACCGCCGGTGCCGAGGAAAAATACGCTGTCGAGGCCCTCCGCCACATAGCGCCCGAGCACGGCATGAATCTCGTCATGGAGGGCTACCGCACCTCCCTGGATCTTGAGGAAGCGGTCGGCGTCGAAATTGAGCATGGTATTGTCTCTCCCGCAGCCATGTAACCATGCCGCCGCGCCCCTTAGCAAGCGCGCCTCGCACGCACTCCTCGGTCCGATGCTTTAACGCTCCCGCAAGCTCTCCTGCGTATGGCGCAGCAGCGGTGAAAGCAGATAGTCGATGATGCGGCGTTCGCCGGTGTTGATTTCGACGGTCACGGCCATGCCGGGCCTTAGCGGCACGACCTGATCGCCGATCTTCATCGAGGTGCGATCCAGACTGACCCGGGCGGCGAAGCCGGGCTCGCGGCTGCGTGCTTCCGATGCATTGCTCGTCGCCGGATCTGGTGTTGAGTCGGGTGAAACACTCAGAAGCTTGCCATCGATCAACCCATAGCGGGTGAAGGTGAACGTATCGACCTTGATCTTCGCAGGCTGGTCGGCATGCACGAATCCGATGTCGGTGTTGGCTATCAACGCCTCGATCTCAAGCCGGGTGTCTGTCGGAACCAGCACCATAAGTGTATCGGCCGGCTTCACCACGCCGCCGATCGTGTGGATGGCGAGCTCCTGCACGATGCCATCGATCGGCGCCGCCAGGATTTGCCGCTTCATGCGTTCCTCGGCCTTGACGAGATCCTGCGTCAGCGTCTGCACCTTGGCTCGTGCATCGGCAAGGGCGGCAAGCCAGCTGCGCCGCTTTTCGGCTTCGGCTTCACGCCGCGACTCGGCGACCGCCGCCGCCGCCGCCTGCGCTTCGCTCAAACGGCCCTGCTGCACCGCCAATTCGTGCTCCATCTCGAGCACCTTTTCCTGGGCGTCGAGATAGGCAAGCTTCGACCCGACATTGCCTTTATAGAGTACCTGGCGCATGTCGAGTTCCTCCCGCAATAGCGGCAGCACGGCGTTCAGCTTCTCGATTGTGGCAGCGACCGCGACGCGATTGGCTTCTGACTGGGCCGCCTGCTGATCAAGCCCGGCGAGCTTGGCGCGGAATTCAGACATTGCGCTGCCGACCAGCTGGCGACTGAGTGCCGCCTGCACTCCGTCGGTACCCGGGGATGCGACGAAGGCGGCGGCCGGATCTGGCGCCCCCGACAGCATCGCCTCCAGTCGCGCCACTTCGAGGCGAGCAACGAGGAGTTCGCCGGCCAGTCGGTTTCGGTCGGCCTCGCTCTCCGTTGGATCGAGCTCGATCAACGAATCGCCTGCCTTCACCATCTGCCCATTCTGAACGTGAATCGCGTGAACGATGCCGCTGTCGAGCGATTGGATAAGCTTGCTACGCCCGGTAGGCACGATCTTGCCCGGAGCAGTCGCCACGATATCGACCCAACCCAGCACCGACCAGGCCAAGGCCAGTACAAAGAATACGATAATCGCGCCGGCAATCGCACGACCGGCAGGCGAGGCCGGCGTCTCTATGATTTCCAGGGCTGCCGGAAGAAACTCGCGCTCGTCGTGGGGCGTGTAAAGAAGCGGAAGCCTTTGGATCGATGCGACCATGTCACCCCACCTCCCGCAGTCCCGTCTGCGCGCGATAGAGCATGGCGTATTGTCCATCGCAGAGCATGAGTTCGTCATGCGAGCCGTCTTCGACGACCCGGCCGTGCTCGATCGCCAATATCCGGTCGGTTTGCCGTAAGGCAGAGAGGCGATGAGCGATGATGAAGACGGTGCGCCCGGCACAGATGCCCTGCATGTTCTGCTGGATGATCCGCTCGCTTTCGTAATCGAGGGCGCTTGTTGCCTCATCAAAGATCAGTATCCGGGGATTGGCGACCAGAGCACGCGCGATGGCAATGCGCTGGCGTTGCCCGCCGGACAGCAACATGCCGCGCTCGCCGACGCAGGTGTCGTAGCCCTCCGGGAG
This genomic stretch from Nordella sp. HKS 07 harbors:
- a CDS encoding SMP-30/gluconolactonase/LRE family protein; translated protein: MATSDYYEILDARFGRLFNGSAQVDKLFTGCRWAEGPVYFPAGRYLVWSDIPNDRMLRYDETDGSVSVFRQPAGNSNGNTTDREGRLVTCEHGGRRVSRTEPDGSITTLADKWKGKRLNSPNDVVVKSDGSIWFTDPSYGIDTDYEGNKAESEIGACHVYRIDPKSGEVDAVITDMVRPNGIAFSPDESLLYVVDTGRTHGPQNPAHMRVFKVNSKNKVSGGDVFADCTSGLFDGFRLDTDGRIWTSAADGIHCYDPDGTLIGKVKVPEVVANCAWGGPKRNVLYICGTTSLYSVRLMVNGVKIC
- a CDS encoding FAD-dependent oxidoreductase, which gives rise to MSNSFDVIVIGAGIFGLATAAELAARRRRVAVIDRFGSGHPATSSTGRSRGIRIAYDHPFYVELALDAIHRWRALEKAGGRQILHLTGQVDFGLDTKLAAIASAVREAGGVIDELDAAGLRRKLPHLLTAPGDIGLFHAQAGTVLSDTGMAALKAKVLGDGVKLFEPERVIAIEPGNLTQVVTEKRRLEAGTVVVAAGPWTGALLATLDIHMPLAPSIAQVTFIAAQELVDRPGIGEWGGEGEGLGGVYGHPVPGIGYKLAFSTGQEGWVPDVDQWQPDYEEQARLFAWLDRRMPDFPRQVQLVQRHPWTMTPDGDFIVDRVGPVVLACGCSGHAFKFGPALGPLVADVVDGKPAHPLLRRDRPSLVGKKAAAGDAISR
- a CDS encoding PfkB family carbohydrate kinase, which translates into the protein MTVRIATVGDNCIDRYLPPVDRQLVGGNAVNVAVNLRRLGHDAAYFGAVGDDAEGRRVRAVLAKIGVDIAALKTVSSGRTSLTTIATGPDGERHFMAEDFGVCRGYRPDAIDLARLKTMRHVHIGWLDDGGSTKRALADEGISVSQDLSVNAAPENISPDALSIAFASCDGSAAEGMRLARQICRKGARLAVILRGAQGSLALAGDDIVSGEALPVAVSDTTGAGDSFIAGFLSAHLNDLPITQCLARGHREAARTCQFFGGFIQD
- a CDS encoding SIS domain-containing protein, which codes for MLNFDADRFLKIQGGAVALHDEIHAVLGRYVAEGLDSVFFLGTGGAAILMYPAAALLARRSGLQVFTDRSAELVLTDHHALGPDSLVIIPSLSGTTRESIAALDFCRARGARIITLVGHADSALGKAADHAFVNYAQDDTSSESFYVQSLLIALSLLQHRGESSLYTEVAPALAQLPAALLKAKSGFEARAATLAAQLKDEPYHIITGAGSVWPEAFYYGMCILEEMQWIRTRPVHASDFFHGTLEVVEKGVSVILFHSEDEFRPLGERVEKFARQYTDKLTILDPRDAELPGIPAVLRSLLSPAILATELERLSAHLEHLRNHPLTTRRYYKRVAY
- a CDS encoding HlyD family type I secretion periplasmic adaptor subunit, with the translated sequence MTNSCSAMDNTPCSIARRRDCGRWGDMVASIQRLPLLYTPHDEREFLPAALEIIETPASPAGRAIAGAIIVFFVLALAWSVLGWVDIVATAPGKIVPTGRSKLIQSLDSGIVHAIHVQNGQMVKAGDSLIELDPTESEADRNRLAGELLVARLEVARLEAMLSGAPDPAAAFVASPGTDGVQAALSRQLVGSAMSEFRAKLAGLDQQAAQSEANRVAVAATIEKLNAVLPLLREELDMRQVLYKGNVGSKLAYLDAQEKVLEMEHELAVQQGRLSEAQAAAAAVAESRREAEAEKRRSWLAALADARAKVQTLTQDLVKAEERMKRQILAAPIDGIVQELAIHTIGGVVKPADTLMVLVPTDTRLEIEALIANTDIGFVHADQPAKIKVDTFTFTRYGLIDGKLLSVSPDSTPDPATSNASEARSREPGFAARVSLDRTSMKIGDQVVPLRPGMAVTVEINTGERRIIDYLLSPLLRHTQESLRER